Proteins co-encoded in one Stomoxys calcitrans chromosome 5, idStoCalc2.1, whole genome shotgun sequence genomic window:
- the LOC106091653 gene encoding endonuclease G, mitochondrial: MNKHLLTTLVAVGSAAFGSYHYGIYKERQKHSDILPLKQAELLHKHSQKPGFPLFASVSAAVPATTPTAQDVNLTATPSRVSEIMKFGFPSLDSVRSYSDFVLSYDRRNRVPYWVFEHLTAESIAKNEAVDRSKCEFRPDDSIHPYFQSQNSDYRRSGFDRGHMAAAGNHKRHQKHCDDTFYLTNMAPQVGQGFNRDSWERLEYYTRTLTKTYPNVYVCTGPLYLPRQEDDGKKYVKYQVIGNNNVAVPTHFYKIIVGETSDNRLEMEAYVMPNQVISDDTPLTVFQVPPESVERAAGLLFFDRINKKQLTKINGKKV; encoded by the exons ATGAATAAACACCTGCTTACAACTTTAGTTGCCGTTGGCTCTGCTGCATTTGGTTCATATCATTATGGAATTTATAAAGAAAGACAGAAGCACAGTGACATATTGCCGCTGAAACAAGCCGAACTCTTGCATAAG CATTCACAGAAACCAGGTTTTCCCCTCTTTGCCTCAGTATCTGCCGCTGTACCTGCCACCACCCCCACCGCACAAGATGTTAATCTTACCGCTACTCCCAGTCGTGTATCGgaaattatgaaatttggattCCCTAGTCTGGACTCAGTGCGAAGTTACTCGGACTTTGTTCTTAGCTATGATCGTAGAAATCGTGTTCCATACTGGGTTTTTGAACATCTTACAGCCGAGTCTATAGCTAAAAACGAGGCGGTGGATAGATCTAAATGTGAATTTAGGCCCGATGATAGCATTCATCCTTATTTCCAATCACAAAACTCCGATTATAGACGTTCAGGCTTTGACCGCGGTCATATGGCTGCTGCTGGAAATCACAAACGCCATCAGAAACACTGCGATGATACATTCTATCTTACCAATATGGCGCCACAAGTGGGTCAAGGTTTCAATCGTGACAGCTGGGAGCGGCTAGAATACTATACACGTACTCTGACCAAAACCTATCCAAACGTGTATGTATGCACGGGACCACTCTACTTGCCACGTCAAGAAGATGATGgcaaaaaatatgttaaatatCAGGTGATAGGAAACAATAACGTGGCCGTACCCAcacatttctataaaataattgTTGGCGAAACCTCGGACAATCGCTTGGAGATGGAGGCGTATGTTATGCCCAATCAAGTGATCAGCGATGACACGCCTTTGACAGTTTTTCAAGTCCCCCCAGAGTCTGTGGAAAGAGCAGCAGGCCTTTTATTTTTCGACAGGATCAATAAGAAACAATTGACCAAAATCAATGGTAAAAAAGTGTAG
- the LOC106091659 gene encoding T-complex protein 1 subunit epsilon, protein MAFPGTFAFDEYGRPFIILREQDKQKRITGTDAIKSHIMAARQIASTIKTSLGPKGLDKIMVSPDGDVTVTNDGATIMKLMDVEHEIGKLMVQLSQSQDDEIGDGTTGVVVLAGALLEQAEGLIDRGIHPIRIADGFELAAQCAVKQLDAIAEPFPIDPNNKEPLIQIAMTTLGSKIVNKCHRQMAEMAVDAVLNVADIEKKDVNFELIKIETKVGGRMEDSMLVKGVVVDKTMSHAQMPKTLRDVKLAILTCPFEPPKPKTKHKLDVTSAEDYRALREYEQEKFTLMVKQVKDAGATLAICQWGFDDEANHLLLQHNLPAVRWVGGPEIELIAIATGGRIVPRFEELTAEKLGTAGLVREVSFGTSKDKMLVIEECMNSKAVTIFLRGGNQMITAEAKRSIHDALCVVRSLVKDSRIVYGGGAAEISCSLAVAKEADQLSTLEQYAFRSFAVALENIPLALAENSGLHPIETLSELKARQVAENCPSLGVDCMLTGDSNMKNHNVVESLNSKKQQILLATQLVKMILKIDDVRSKAQGDM, encoded by the exons ATGGCATTTCCAGGCACCTTTGCCTTCGATGAATATGGCAGACCTTTCATCATTTTGCGGGAACAAGATAAACAAAAGCGCATCACAGGCACAGATGCCataaaa AGTCACATTATGGCGGCTCGCCAAATCGCCTCCACCATTAAGACTTCTTTGGGTCCCAAAGGCTTGGACAAGATTATGGTAAGCCCCGATGGGGATGTTACCGTGACTAATGACGGTGCCACCATTATGAAGCTAATGGATGTCGAACATGAAATTGGCAAATTGATGGTACAATTGTCGCAATCGCAAGATGATGAAATTGGCGATGGCACCACCGGTGTGGTTGTATTGGCCGGCGCTCTACTGGAACAGGCAGAGGGTTTAATTGATCGTGGCATTCATCCCATACGTATTGCTGATGGCTTTGAATTGGCTGCCCAATGTGCTGTCAAACAATTGGATGCTATTGCCGAACCCTTCCCCATTGATCCCAACAACAAGGAACCCCTTATTCAAATTGCCATGACTACTTTGGGCTCGAAAATTGTTAACAAATGCCACCGTCAAATGGCCGAAATGGCTGTTGATGCTGTGCTCAATGTTGCCGATATTgaaaagaaggatgtcaactTTGAATTGATTAAGATTGAGACTAAAGTTGGTGGTCGCATGGAAGACTCAATGTTGGTTAAGGGTGTGGTGGTGGACAAGACCATGAGCCATGCGCAAATGCCCAAGACATTGCGTGATGTTAAATTGGCCATTTTAACCTGCCCCTTTGAACCACCAAAGCCAAAGACCAAGCATAAGTTGGATGTTACCTCTGCGGAAGATTATCGTGCCTTGCGTGAATATGAACAGGAGAAATTCACACTGATGGTAAAACAGGTTAAGGATGCTGGAGCCACTTTGGCCATTTGCCAGTGGGGTTTCGATGATGAGGCCAATCACTTGTTGCTGCAACATAATTTGCCTGCAGTTCGTTGGGTGGGTGGTCCCGAAATTGAGTTGATTGCCATTGCTACTGGTGGCAGAATTGTACCACGTTTTGAGGAATTGACAGCCGAGAAATTGGGCACCGCTGGTCTCGTACGTGAAGTTT cttttggTACTTCTAAGGACAAGATGCTGGTCATCGAAGAATGCATGAACTCAAAGGCTGTTACAATTTTCTTACGTGGTGGCAATCAAATGATTACTGCCGAAGCTAAACGTTCCATACACGATGCCCTGTGTGTTGTGCGTTCCCTGGTGAAG GATTCCCGCATTGTTTATGGTGGTGGTGCTGCCGAAATCAGCTGTTCTTTGGCTGTGGCCAAGGAGGCCGATCAACTCTCTACTCTAGAACAGTATGCCTTCCGTTCCTTTGCTGTGGCCTTGGAAAATATCCCCTTGGCTTTGGCCGAAAACAGTGGCCTACATCCCATTGAAACCTTGTCTGAGCTCAAGGCACGTCAAGTTGCTGAAAACTGTCCCAGTTTGGGTGTGGATTGCATGTTAACCGGTGATTCAAACATGAAAAATCACAATGTAGTGGAATCTCTTAATTCCAAGAAGCAACAAATCCTCTTGGCCACACAATTGGTTAAGATGATATTGAAAATCGATGATGTACGCTCGAAGGCACAGGGCGATATGTAA
- the LOC106091658 gene encoding uncharacterized protein LOC106091658, which translates to MSEYHRLTDQKYSEAEYLFQTIEMAKSDEEFDVELCSTPPSSHTELELELMANDPQSIYSWTLVKRRRPRRRYTVSHGGGGGAGGGAGTCQNGSGGAVQCNTSVGSLPPAPPSTPTSLTPTNTSLLSTSAANGSTDEPDNQRIDSLLYILDYAPKYKRKKLKEQQRTDAELAELFNVVSITASKGNSSASATSKMKVQPERGVAPMSRTIRKPLGTRAFKLNRRLKEFFETDEEDSVSAPEYDTEEEDTRFHRLGRIKPSGKLLQRKRQRKFARFEHQERMEAMVDIFDEAMNFNET; encoded by the exons ATGTCTGAATATCATAGATTAACGGACCAGAAATATTCCGAGGCTGAGTACCTTTTTCAG ACAATCGAAATggccaaatcagatgaagaATTTGATGTGGAATTGTGTTCGACGCCACCCTCCTCACATACAGAACTGGAATTGGAGCTGATGGCCAACGATCCCCAGTCAATATACTCGTGGACGTTGGTGAAGCGGCGGCGACCTCGCAGACGTTATACGGTATCgcatggtggtggtggcggtgccGGCGGTGGTGCTGGCACTTGCCAAAATGGGAGTGGAGGTGCCGTTCAATGCAATACCTCAGTTGGAAGTTTACCACCAGCCCCGCCATCAACGCCCACTTCTTTGACACCCACCAACACTAGCCTGCTGTCCACGTCGGCTGCAAATGGTTCAACAGATGAACCAGATAATCAGCGAATCGACAGTCTTCTATACATTCTCGACTATGCACCCAAGTACAAACGAAAGAAACTGAAAGAGCAGCAACGCACTGATGCTGAACTAGCAGAACTGTTTAATGTTGTCTCCATAACCGCCTCCAAGGGTAATTCATCAGCCTCCGCAACGTCCAAAATGAAAGTGCAACCAGAACGTGGGGTGGCGCCCATGTCACGCACAATACGAAAACCTCTCGGCACGAGAGCTTTCAAACTCAACCGAAGACTTAAGGAATTCTTTGAAACAGACGAAGAAGATTCCGTCTCAGCACCCGAATACGATACCGAAGAAGAGGATACACGATTTCATCGTTTGGGACGTATAAAACCCTCCGGAAAACTACTACAACGTAAGCGGCAAAGAAAGTTTGCCCGCTTCGAGCATCAAGAACGCATGGAGGCCATGGTCGATATATTCGATGAAGCTATGAATTTCAATGAAACCTAG